From a region of the Coprococcus comes ATCC 27758 genome:
- a CDS encoding recombinase family protein, with translation MARTAKRYKKNTEKKVLGIPVCMAAIYVRLSVDSDEKKSEPIETQVTLIKEFIQKHNENPNREYEIAVYNIYSDLGKTGTNFDRPGFERMMNDVREGKINCILVKDFSRFGRNYIETGNYLEKILPFMKVRFISVCDNYDSFAPDAKNQELSMNIKNLVNDAYAKDISAKERAAKRIAQKNGEYVGSTAPYGYCVEKINGIYKLMVEPEAAKIVRRIFEEYASGDGVQSIIDRLFEDRVHRISDYNQYHHVYCQDGENLHQWGNSSIRAVLNRNNYYGDLVQRKYESRFQRGEKWCDILDESQWIITPNAHEPIISRELFEKAQVRLKAAQQKATKTTAGWEDDERAFYNVFYCGDCKRKMCTRRYRGNVYYFCNAAWYRDERKCSHKSISEEKLQKIVRSELTRQFQLSGLRKKDMSAISSAVFLSKINEIQTEIRKLDADMERRSEKLAQAFMKYKEGEFSKEAYIEMKDDRNNWKEFCEERKKSLEQTIRKLEKQQKKEARFLRSLLELDGTTRINAELAEGLIESMYLYGDGRLEINFGFKGAVEHE, from the coding sequence ATGGCAAGGACAGCAAAAAGATATAAGAAAAACACAGAGAAGAAAGTTCTTGGGATTCCGGTATGTATGGCTGCAATTTATGTCAGATTATCCGTAGACAGTGATGAAAAAAAGTCAGAACCTATTGAAACACAGGTTACGCTGATAAAAGAGTTCATTCAGAAGCACAATGAAAATCCGAACAGAGAGTATGAAATTGCTGTATATAACATTTATTCTGATCTGGGAAAAACCGGAACAAATTTTGACAGACCGGGATTTGAACGGATGATGAATGATGTCAGGGAAGGTAAAATAAACTGTATTCTGGTAAAGGATTTCTCACGATTTGGAAGAAATTATATCGAAACTGGCAACTATCTGGAAAAGATTCTTCCTTTTATGAAAGTGCGGTTTATTTCTGTATGTGACAACTATGATTCATTTGCACCGGATGCCAAGAATCAGGAATTATCCATGAATATCAAGAATCTGGTGAATGATGCTTATGCGAAAGACATTTCCGCAAAAGAACGGGCAGCGAAACGTATTGCACAGAAAAATGGTGAGTATGTGGGATCTACAGCTCCATATGGATATTGTGTGGAAAAGATAAATGGAATTTATAAGTTGATGGTGGAACCGGAAGCTGCAAAGATTGTCCGCAGGATTTTTGAAGAATATGCTTCGGGAGATGGCGTACAGAGCATTATTGACAGGCTGTTTGAGGATAGGGTACATCGGATTTCAGATTATAACCAATATCATCATGTGTACTGTCAGGACGGAGAGAACCTTCATCAGTGGGGAAATTCTTCGATACGTGCAGTGCTGAACCGGAATAATTATTATGGCGATCTGGTTCAGAGAAAATATGAATCCAGATTTCAAAGAGGTGAAAAATGGTGTGACATATTGGACGAGAGCCAGTGGATTATTACGCCAAATGCCCATGAGCCAATTATTAGCAGAGAATTGTTTGAAAAAGCACAGGTCAGGCTAAAAGCAGCACAACAGAAAGCAACAAAAACTACTGCAGGGTGGGAAGATGATGAAAGAGCATTTTACAATGTATTCTATTGTGGTGATTGTAAGCGGAAAATGTGTACACGTAGATACAGAGGCAATGTGTATTACTTTTGCAATGCTGCCTGGTATCGGGATGAAAGAAAATGTAGTCACAAATCTATTTCCGAAGAGAAGCTGCAGAAAATTGTCCGTTCGGAGCTAACCAGACAGTTTCAGTTATCTGGATTGCGGAAAAAGGATATGTCTGCTATAAGCAGTGCGGTATTTCTTTCCAAAATCAATGAGATTCAAACTGAGATCAGAAAATTGGATGCAGATATGGAAAGACGTTCAGAAAAACTGGCACAGGCGTTTATGAAATATAAAGAGGGTGAATTTTCCAAAGAAGCCTATATAGAAATGAAAGATGACCGTAATAACTGGAAAGAGTTTTGTGAAGAGAGAAAGAAGTCTCTGGAGCAGACCATACGAAAGCTGGAAAAACAACAGAAAAAAGAAGCCAGATTTTTACGAAGTCTGTTGGAACTGGATGGGACAACCAGAATCAATGCGGAACTTGCGGAGGGCTTGATTGAAAGTATGTATCTGTATGGTGATGGCAGACTGGAAATCAACTTCGGGTTTAAGGGGGCGGTAGAACATGAGTGA
- a CDS encoding recombinase family protein, which translates to MEQMQMNMPDIYDAALYLRLSKDDMEEGGAKSESNSIANQRELLRSFVKSQPDIQIFDIYVDDGYSGGNFDRPEFKRMTTDIEAGKVNCVIVKDLSRFGREYIEAGRWIEKTYPALNVRFISVTDQFDSKTADFSEKSFVVPIKNFVNESYCRDISGKVRSHQKIKREKGEFIGAFAPYGYCKDPENKNCLVIDSYASDIVRKIFSWKIDGFSLGAIAEKLNVRHVQSPKEYKKANGENYNSGFHSSDTPKWSAVQIKRILTNEVYIGNMVQGKQERISYKVKQRLDKPESEWVKVENTHPAIIRQNDFDVVQKLLQYDGRASKTSDSANFFSGFVFCGDCHTPMIRRVNQYKGKKKAFYICQTKNKGGDCTRHSIPEEVLKRIVLKEIQAYTALFVDYQMIMEELCEMKVSYDQVIGYDTQISKLQEEYNRYYSLKASLGDDLKEGLISKEEFDDFRESYGRKCEELEQMIENQKKLVKQMFEGGVSATVQLEDWKKSLEIKELDRTLLALTVDKIYIYENKQIKIHIRYQDMIEKMKVIRRFYAEHRTECRKEVG; encoded by the coding sequence ATGGAACAGATGCAAATGAATATGCCAGATATATACGATGCTGCATTGTATCTTCGATTATCGAAAGATGATATGGAAGAGGGCGGTGCGAAGTCAGAGAGCAACAGCATTGCAAATCAGAGAGAGTTACTTCGGAGCTTTGTAAAAAGCCAGCCGGATATTCAGATCTTTGATATATATGTGGATGACGGATACTCAGGAGGAAATTTTGATCGACCTGAGTTTAAACGAATGACAACTGATATAGAAGCTGGAAAAGTAAATTGCGTGATTGTAAAAGACTTATCCAGATTCGGAAGAGAATATATAGAAGCCGGGCGATGGATCGAAAAGACCTACCCGGCTTTAAATGTGCGTTTTATTTCAGTTACAGACCAGTTTGACAGTAAAACAGCAGATTTTTCAGAGAAGTCATTTGTAGTTCCAATCAAAAATTTCGTAAATGAAAGCTATTGTCGGGACATTTCCGGTAAAGTGCGAAGCCACCAGAAAATCAAACGTGAAAAAGGTGAATTTATTGGAGCGTTTGCCCCGTATGGTTACTGCAAAGATCCAGAGAATAAGAATTGTCTGGTGATTGATTCTTATGCATCAGATATTGTAAGAAAAATATTTTCGTGGAAAATTGATGGATTCAGTCTTGGAGCAATCGCAGAAAAACTGAATGTACGTCATGTGCAGTCGCCAAAAGAATATAAAAAGGCAAATGGCGAGAATTACAATTCTGGATTTCACAGCTCAGACACACCGAAATGGTCGGCAGTGCAGATTAAAAGGATTCTGACCAACGAGGTTTACATTGGAAACATGGTGCAAGGCAAGCAGGAACGAATCAGCTATAAGGTAAAGCAACGTCTGGATAAGCCAGAATCAGAGTGGGTGAAAGTAGAAAATACGCATCCGGCAATAATCAGGCAGAATGATTTTGATGTGGTGCAGAAGCTACTTCAGTATGATGGCAGGGCATCGAAAACATCGGACAGTGCAAACTTTTTTTCGGGTTTTGTATTTTGCGGAGATTGCCATACACCGATGATACGCAGGGTAAATCAGTATAAGGGAAAGAAAAAAGCCTTTTATATTTGCCAGACAAAAAATAAAGGTGGAGATTGCACCAGACACAGTATTCCGGAAGAGGTGCTGAAAAGGATTGTATTGAAAGAGATTCAGGCATATACGGCACTTTTCGTAGACTATCAGATGATTATGGAAGAACTTTGTGAAATGAAAGTCAGTTACGATCAGGTAATCGGTTATGATACGCAGATTAGTAAGTTGCAGGAAGAATATAACCGTTATTACAGCCTGAAAGCATCTTTGGGTGATGACTTGAAAGAGGGATTGATCAGCAAAGAGGAGTTCGATGATTTTCGGGAAAGTTACGGAAGAAAATGTGAAGAACTGGAGCAGATGATTGAAAACCAGAAAAAACTGGTAAAGCAAATGTTTGAGGGTGGAGTGTCTGCAACTGTTCAGTTGGAGGACTGGAAGAAATCACTGGAAATCAAAGAACTGGATCGCACATTGCTGGCACTGACTGTAGATAAAATCTATATTTATGAAAACAAACAGATCAAAATTCATATCCGTTATCAGGATATGATTGAGAAAATGAAAGTCATAAGACGGTTTTATGCGGAACACCGGACAGAGTGCAGGAAAGAGGTGGGATAA
- a CDS encoding glycoside hydrolase family 3 N-terminal domain-containing protein yields the protein MELQKYEQEHLDILRPLLPECTVLLKKNGDFPLGKPGKIALYGNGVRKTVKGGTGSGEVNSRFFETVEDGFQKAGFEIVSRDWLDAYDEIYDKAQAGFTEEIRRRAQEHHTHPVIEGMGAVMPEPEYDLPLNVKGETAIYVLARISGEGNDREAREGDIFLTESERRTILELKRQYRRFMLVLNVGGPVDLSPVMEVENILILSQLGVQTGSALADLVLGKTYPSGKLTTTWTKWKDYPDFASFGEQDDTRYQEGIYVGYRYFDSVGKEVLFPFGYGVSYTNFEVRFKGLKLDEMTAEISAEVENTGDFCGKEVVQLYVSAPEGKLDQPYQTLASWKKTEELKPGEKQTVELSFLLTDLASYDEEQAAWILEQGEYSLRMGNSSRDTEVCGVISVQETLGIKSVKNCFGKPDFTDWKPERKRKDRVGKKIQSLEADISSVDILKVVYEHKDEPMPEMEGLSDEELISLNVGAFVAGGVTGIIGNASMSVAGAAGETAKVGEIPVIVMADGPAGLRLSQKCFRDENGIHSLGSTMPETMQNLLTEDERAYMNSMIPQPGEDSEIFEQYATAIPIGTAIAQSWNPLLAERCGDIVGSEMERFGIHLWLAPALNIHRSIRCGRNYEYFSEDPLISGVFAAALTKGVQSHPGCGVTIKHFAANNQETNRYNNNSIVSERALREIYLKGFEICVRLAQPKALMTSYNLLNGKHTSEHRELLEDVLRCEFEFDGIVMTDWVTSSDILSADAKYPAPEAYKVALAGNNLFMPGSQQEIDNLTAALKNGHITREELIKNATRICRMAVELAGASV from the coding sequence ATGGAACTTCAGAAATACGAACAGGAGCATCTGGATATACTTCGGCCGCTTCTTCCTGAGTGTACAGTACTTCTCAAAAAGAACGGCGATTTCCCCCTTGGCAAGCCGGGAAAGATTGCACTGTATGGTAACGGTGTGCGTAAGACGGTAAAAGGAGGAACTGGGTCTGGAGAGGTGAATTCCCGATTCTTTGAGACAGTAGAGGATGGATTTCAGAAAGCAGGATTTGAAATCGTTTCCAGAGACTGGCTTGATGCCTATGACGAAATATATGACAAAGCGCAGGCTGGTTTCACAGAAGAAATCCGAAGAAGGGCGCAGGAGCATCATACACATCCCGTAATCGAAGGGATGGGAGCTGTCATGCCGGAGCCGGAATATGATCTGCCACTGAATGTAAAAGGTGAGACAGCCATTTATGTCCTTGCAAGGATATCAGGAGAGGGAAATGACAGGGAAGCAAGGGAAGGCGATATTTTCCTGACAGAAAGCGAGAGACGGACAATCCTTGAGTTGAAACGGCAGTACAGAAGATTTATGCTGGTTCTGAACGTAGGAGGCCCGGTAGATCTTTCACCTGTCATGGAAGTGGAGAATATCCTGATTCTGTCGCAGCTTGGAGTGCAGACAGGAAGCGCTCTTGCGGATCTTGTTCTTGGGAAAACATATCCCTCCGGCAAATTGACAACTACATGGACAAAATGGAAGGATTATCCGGATTTTGCGTCATTTGGAGAACAGGATGATACCCGGTATCAGGAAGGAATTTATGTGGGATACCGCTATTTTGACAGCGTGGGGAAAGAGGTACTGTTTCCGTTTGGATACGGTGTGTCTTATACGAATTTTGAAGTCCGTTTTAAGGGTCTGAAACTGGATGAAATGACTGCCGAAATAAGCGCAGAAGTGGAAAATACAGGTGATTTCTGTGGGAAAGAGGTTGTACAGTTATACGTCTCTGCGCCGGAAGGAAAGCTGGATCAGCCTTATCAGACTCTGGCTTCATGGAAAAAGACAGAAGAATTAAAACCGGGGGAGAAACAGACAGTTGAACTTTCATTCTTACTGACGGATCTGGCATCTTACGACGAAGAACAGGCGGCATGGATTCTGGAACAAGGGGAATATAGCCTCCGAATGGGAAACAGCAGCAGAGATACGGAAGTCTGCGGTGTCATATCAGTACAGGAAACTTTGGGTATAAAATCAGTAAAAAACTGTTTTGGAAAACCGGATTTCACAGACTGGAAGCCGGAAAGAAAGAGAAAGGACAGAGTAGGAAAAAAGATACAATCTTTGGAAGCAGATATTTCCAGCGTGGATATATTGAAAGTAGTCTATGAGCATAAAGATGAGCCAATGCCGGAGATGGAGGGACTTTCCGATGAGGAACTGATTAGCCTGAATGTGGGTGCTTTCGTTGCAGGAGGAGTGACAGGCATCATCGGGAATGCTTCTATGTCGGTTGCAGGCGCGGCAGGCGAGACGGCAAAAGTGGGAGAAATCCCCGTGATCGTTATGGCAGACGGACCGGCAGGACTGCGGCTTTCTCAAAAGTGCTTCCGGGATGAGAATGGAATACATAGTCTGGGGAGTACAATGCCGGAGACAATGCAGAATCTTCTGACCGAGGATGAGCGCGCATATATGAACAGCATGATTCCGCAGCCCGGAGAGGACAGTGAGATCTTTGAGCAGTATGCGACGGCAATTCCCATCGGTACCGCGATCGCCCAAAGCTGGAATCCATTGCTTGCAGAACGCTGCGGGGATATCGTAGGAAGCGAAATGGAGCGGTTTGGCATTCATCTGTGGCTGGCTCCAGCTCTTAACATCCATCGATCCATACGATGCGGCAGGAATTATGAATATTTTTCAGAAGACCCGCTGATAAGCGGCGTATTCGCGGCAGCACTTACGAAAGGGGTGCAGAGCCATCCCGGATGTGGGGTTACCATCAAGCATTTTGCGGCGAATAATCAGGAGACAAACCGGTATAACAATAACAGTATAGTCAGTGAACGTGCGCTGAGGGAAATCTATCTAAAAGGGTTTGAAATCTGTGTTCGTCTGGCACAGCCTAAAGCCCTGATGACATCTTATAATCTGTTAAACGGGAAGCATACATCTGAGCATAGAGAACTTCTTGAGGATGTGCTCCGCTGTGAATTTGAATTTGACGGCATTGTAATGACAGACTGGGTAACATCCTCTGATATATTAAGTGCTGATGCGAAATATCCTGCACCCGAGGCATACAAGGTGGCTCTCGCAGGAAATAATCTTTTTATGCCGGGAAGCCAGCAGGAAATTGATAACCTTACGGCAGCTCTCAAGAACGGTCATATTACAAGAGAGGAATTGATAAAAAATGCCACCCGGATCTGCCGGATGGCTGTGGAACTCGCAGGCGCTTCAGTTTGA
- a CDS encoding helix-turn-helix domain-containing protein — METDYLSMCKNFYAATKIPVTLLKGKYAVYTSFNDITGTSPAYYREDLFPMSDHNPTFCSDSPDIGYGRLLIENTNYNLILGPVFNVPVTEELIRYSSRESGVSLENREQYAELLYAIPLLGQAQFANYLVFLHQCINHKTVPAEQLFLENDKLTLERFNQQTDQMVEDKEEGNVHNTYYFELELYQIIKNGNTDALKKFLSATRAPLKEGKMAGAPLRHAKNLFISAVVKAGIMGAIPGGVDIEKTYQLIDYYIQECEQLRTIEKINQLQYVMLLDFCQRAGETRIPEGISPDVYQCMTYIRNHTNEPISVEAAAAHTGRSASYMMKHFKGELGIRMGAYIMRCKLEEAKSLLTYSEKSLAEISSYLCFSSQSYFQNVFKKQYGITPLQYRKQTKGRSN; from the coding sequence ATGGAAACAGATTATCTATCTATGTGTAAGAATTTTTATGCGGCGACAAAAATCCCGGTCACATTACTGAAAGGCAAATATGCAGTCTATACTTCTTTTAATGATATCACCGGCACATCTCCTGCATACTACCGTGAGGATCTCTTTCCCATGAGCGATCATAATCCGACCTTTTGCAGTGATTCTCCGGATATCGGCTACGGACGCCTTTTAATCGAGAATACCAACTATAATCTGATTCTCGGCCCGGTATTCAACGTTCCTGTCACCGAAGAACTAATTCGCTATTCCTCCAGAGAGAGTGGAGTCTCTTTAGAGAACAGGGAACAGTACGCAGAATTGCTCTATGCAATCCCCCTGCTTGGTCAGGCACAGTTTGCCAATTATCTGGTATTTCTCCATCAGTGCATCAACCACAAGACTGTCCCCGCAGAACAGCTCTTTCTGGAAAATGACAAGCTCACACTGGAGCGCTTTAACCAACAGACGGATCAAATGGTAGAAGATAAGGAAGAAGGAAATGTTCATAACACCTACTATTTTGAACTGGAATTGTATCAGATAATCAAGAATGGGAATACAGACGCCCTGAAGAAATTTCTCTCTGCCACCCGTGCTCCCCTCAAGGAAGGGAAGATGGCAGGCGCACCCTTGCGGCATGCCAAAAACCTCTTTATCAGCGCTGTAGTAAAAGCCGGTATCATGGGTGCAATCCCGGGCGGTGTGGATATCGAAAAAACATACCAGCTCATAGACTATTACATTCAAGAGTGTGAACAGCTGCGCACAATTGAGAAAATCAATCAGCTCCAGTATGTCATGCTTCTGGATTTCTGTCAGCGTGCCGGAGAAACACGTATCCCGGAAGGTATCTCCCCGGATGTCTATCAATGTATGACCTATATCCGGAACCACACAAATGAGCCTATCTCTGTAGAAGCTGCCGCCGCTCATACAGGGCGCAGTGCCTCTTATATGATGAAACACTTTAAAGGTGAACTCGGCATCCGGATGGGCGCTTACATTATGCGCTGCAAGCTGGAAGAAGCAAAAAGTCTTCTGACCTACAGCGAAAAAAGTCTGGCTGAAATCAGCAGCTATCTCTGCTTTTCCAGCCAGTCCTATTTTCAGAATGTATTCAAAAAGCAATACGGTATCACACCGCTCCAGTACCGGAAACAGACAAAAGGCCGGTCAAACTGA
- a CDS encoding DUF6870 family protein — MVNQSVIDSSVDLEQLKDIEDLIPDMDKAISEKVETFLDKSGDQPYAHMNEGYVVVVEMTGEMDATDAISDYLRKRTELMY; from the coding sequence ATGGTGAATCAGTCGGTAATAGATTCTAGTGTTGATCTGGAGCAGTTAAAGGACATTGAAGATTTAATTCCTGATATGGATAAAGCTATTTCTGAGAAAGTGGAAACTTTTCTGGATAAATCCGGCGATCAGCCGTATGCTCACATGAATGAAGGATATGTAGTGGTTGTGGAGATGACAGGAGAAATGGATGCCACAGATGCCATTAGTGATTATCTGAGAAAAAGGACGGAGTTGATGTATTAA
- a CDS encoding helix-turn-helix domain-containing protein translates to MTIGDKIKKIRTFRNMTQAELGAALGWGDKGANRLAQYETNYRVPRKDLVTEMAKILDVNPLTLHEPTTMDASELMEILFWIDEFNPAAINLFQLETYPGKKCNSSEGTAVRYHDSDNWPAHPPVGMWFNYGVLNDFMKEWLLRKEELKSGKITRDEYFEWKINWPQTCDGCGKYEPKRQWRSANAELSET, encoded by the coding sequence ATGACAATCGGTGATAAAATAAAAAAAATCCGGACATTCCGGAATATGACACAGGCAGAACTTGGTGCTGCCCTCGGTTGGGGCGATAAAGGTGCAAATCGTCTTGCCCAATATGAAACGAATTACCGGGTTCCCCGCAAAGATCTGGTAACTGAAATGGCTAAGATTCTGGACGTAAACCCACTGACACTACATGAGCCAACCACGATGGACGCCTCTGAACTGATGGAAATTCTGTTCTGGATTGATGAATTTAACCCAGCAGCTATTAATCTCTTTCAGTTAGAAACCTATCCGGGTAAAAAATGCAATTCCAGTGAGGGTACCGCTGTCCGTTATCATGATTCTGATAACTGGCCGGCTCATCCACCTGTTGGTATGTGGTTCAATTATGGAGTTCTCAATGATTTTATGAAAGAATGGCTTCTCAGAAAAGAAGAATTGAAATCCGGTAAAATTACCAGAGATGAGTATTTTGAGTGGAAAATTAACTGGCCACAGACCTGTGATGGGTGTGGGAAATATGAGCCGAAAAGGCAATGGCGATCTGCAAATGCAGAACTTAGTGAAACTTAG
- a CDS encoding recombinase family protein: MSDQKLIIGYYRLSMEDDSEGESNSIINQRKLVKDYISNIPELASMPFQEFYDDGYSGSSMERPAIKQVLELARENKVQCIVVKDFSRFARNYIEMGTYLEQIFPFLGVRFISISDRYDSKDYIGKSSDIEVQFKGLIADFYVKDQSVKVKSAVSTRRGKGEYCCGSAPYGYRINPENKKELVIVEDEAEVIRRVFELTNQRYSKMEICRLFNEEGVLTPLQSMSRRQKSDSKKAASRGLQWTSDMIRKIVDDKTYIGCMVYGKTKISDPGTGKEVPVPRNQWKVMENHHEPIVSKEIFEKAQSLQIRYTKKSKFDRETTLLGGYVKCGNCRRSLTSSSPVHGHILYSCAYSKGKEDTGCFAGKADNKMLEHIVLAEIKAYLRQNISQEQMQQSMRKQHTDSIEAYELESTDCEKRQEQIKLQNRQNYEKYHEGQMNQKQFMEAKKQLEEERERLQKRIQELEELINGEKEILMKKNVPVEQMLMYLGYEKLTREMLEEYVQGIYVYDDGRVEVEWKSLA; the protein is encoded by the coding sequence ATGAGTGATCAGAAACTGATTATTGGATATTACCGTCTTTCCATGGAAGATGATTCAGAGGGAGAAAGTAACAGCATTATCAATCAGAGAAAACTGGTAAAAGATTATATTTCCAATATCCCGGAACTGGCTTCTATGCCATTTCAGGAGTTCTACGACGATGGATATTCTGGTTCCAGTATGGAGCGTCCGGCAATTAAGCAGGTTCTGGAACTTGCTAGGGAGAATAAAGTGCAGTGTATTGTGGTAAAAGATTTTTCACGTTTTGCCAGAAACTATATTGAGATGGGAACTTATCTGGAACAGATTTTTCCATTCCTGGGAGTACGATTTATTTCTATCTCAGACCGATATGATTCTAAAGATTATATAGGAAAGAGTTCCGACATCGAAGTACAGTTTAAAGGACTGATCGCAGATTTTTATGTGAAAGACCAGTCTGTAAAGGTAAAATCGGCAGTCAGTACCAGACGAGGAAAAGGTGAGTATTGCTGTGGATCTGCACCTTATGGGTATCGAATCAATCCTGAAAATAAGAAAGAACTGGTGATTGTAGAGGACGAAGCAGAAGTGATTCGCAGAGTATTTGAACTGACAAATCAGCGGTATTCCAAGATGGAGATTTGTCGGTTATTTAATGAAGAGGGGGTACTGACTCCCTTGCAGTCCATGAGCAGACGACAGAAATCAGACAGCAAGAAAGCTGCATCAAGAGGACTGCAGTGGACGAGTGATATGATACGGAAGATTGTGGATGATAAAACTTATATAGGCTGTATGGTCTATGGAAAGACAAAAATTTCAGATCCCGGAACAGGGAAAGAAGTACCGGTACCGAGAAATCAGTGGAAAGTGATGGAAAATCATCACGAGCCGATCGTATCAAAAGAAATTTTTGAAAAAGCACAGTCCTTGCAGATCAGATACACCAAGAAAAGCAAATTCGACAGGGAAACAACATTGTTAGGTGGCTATGTGAAATGCGGAAATTGTCGCAGAAGCCTGACTTCAAGCAGTCCGGTTCATGGTCATATCCTTTATAGCTGTGCTTACAGTAAAGGAAAAGAAGATACAGGATGCTTTGCCGGAAAAGCTGATAACAAAATGCTAGAGCATATCGTGCTGGCAGAAATTAAGGCATATTTACGTCAGAATATCAGCCAGGAACAGATGCAGCAATCTATGAGAAAACAGCATACGGACAGCATAGAAGCCTATGAGCTGGAAAGTACGGACTGTGAAAAACGTCAGGAGCAGATAAAGCTTCAGAACCGTCAGAACTATGAGAAGTATCACGAGGGACAGATGAACCAGAAACAGTTCATGGAAGCCAAGAAGCAGTTGGAAGAAGAAAGAGAACGATTGCAGAAACGTATACAGGAGTTGGAAGAACTGATAAACGGTGAGAAAGAAATCCTGATGAAAAAGAATGTTCCGGTGGAGCAGATGTTGATGTATTTAGGCTATGAAAAGCTGACACGAGAGATGCTGGAAGAATATGTGCAGGGGATATATGTGTATGATGATGGGAGAGTGGAGGTGGAATGGAAATCACTGGCTTGA